Proteins from one Salvelinus namaycush isolate Seneca chromosome 34, SaNama_1.0, whole genome shotgun sequence genomic window:
- the LOC120028807 gene encoding histone H3.3A: MARTKQTARKSTGGKAPRKQLATKAARKSAPSTGGVKKPHRYRPGTVALREIRRYQKSTELLIRKLPFQRLVREIAQDFKTDLRFQSAAIGALQEASEAYLVGLFEDTNLCAIHAKRVTIMPKDIQLARRIRGERA, from the exons ATGGCCCGTACCAAGCAGACAGCCCGTAAATCTACTGGAGGCAAAGCCCCACGTAAGCAGCTGGCCACCAAAGCTGCCCGCAAGAGTGCCCCTTCTACTGGTGGGGTCAAGAAGCCCCATCGCTACAG GCCTGGTACTGTGGCCCTGCGTGAGATCCGTCGGTACCAGAAGTCCACTGAGCTGCTGATCCGCAAGCTGCCCTTCCAGCGCCTGGTGAGAGAAATCGCTCAGGACTTCAAGACTGACCTGCGTTTCCAGAGTGCAGCCATTGGAGCCCTGCAG GAGGCCAGCGAGGCTTACCTGGTTGGTCTGTTTGAGGATACCAACTTGTGCGCCATACACGCCAAGCGTGTCACCATCATGCCCAAAGACATCCAACTGGCCCGTCGTATCCGTGGGGAGCGTGCTTAG
- the LOC120028808 gene encoding histone H3.3A: MARTKQTARKSTGGKAPRKQLATKAARKSAPSTGGVKKPHRYRPGTVALREIRRYQKSTELLIRKLPFQRLVREIAQDFKTDLRFQSAAIGALQEASEAYLVGLFEDTNLCAIHAKRVTIMPKDIQLARRIRGERA, encoded by the exons ATGGCCCGTACCAAGCAGACAGCCCGTAAATCTACTGGAGGCAAAGCCCCACGTAAGCAGCTGGCCACCAAAGCTGCCCGCAAGAGTGCCCCTTCTACTGGTGGGGTCAAGAAGCCCCATCGTTACAG GCCTGGTACTGTGGCCCTGCGTGAGATCCGTCGGTACCAGAAGTCCACTGAGCTGCTGATCCGCAAGCTGCCCTTCCAGCGCCTGGTGAGAGAAATCGCTCAGGACTTCAAGACTGACCTGCGTTTCCAGAGTGCAGCCATTGGAGCCCTGCAG GAGGCCAGCGAGGCTTACCTGGTTGGTCTGTTTGAGGACACCAACCTGTGCGCCATCCACGCCAAGCGTGTCACCATCATGCCCAAAGACATCCAGCTGGCACGTCGTATCCGTGGGGAGCGTGCTTAG